In Aspergillus luchuensis IFO 4308 DNA, chromosome 1, nearly complete sequence, the following are encoded in one genomic region:
- a CDS encoding cytochrome P450 (COG:Q;~EggNog:ENOG410PW4T;~InterPro:IPR001128,IPR002401,IPR036396;~PFAM:PF00067;~TransMembrane:2 (i12-33o45-66i);~go_function: GO:0005506 - iron ion binding [Evidence IEA];~go_function: GO:0016705 - oxidoreductase activity, acting on paired donors, with incorporation or reduction of molecular oxygen [Evidence IEA];~go_function: GO:0020037 - heme binding [Evidence IEA];~go_process: GO:0055114 - oxidation-reduction process [Evidence IEA]) encodes MALFEELSPSSVVTITLTLLLAYLIGCAVYRLYLSPIASFPGPPLAAVTWFYEFYYDAICGGRYIFKVKDMHKRYGPIVRINPEELHIETSAFYDELYAPGGKKKRNLNPQFKHQFGAPDSALSTIEHDLHRMRRSALSPFFSKASVRRLQPVIWEKVDKLLKRLDGLKNTGHPVRMDIAYAAFTNDVIMQYSFSHSRERLQKNDFGEPAQEAVLAMSKVVHWMKHYHWLINMGQLIPPWIVSWISPTVANVLEDERSFTRDNVVQVHQIMNDKDTGAGKQPKTIFHDLLANPNLPVSEKSVERLGQEAKILVAGGTETTSWTLSVITYYLLSQPDTLSRLRTELIASIPDPTAHVGIEVLEHLPYLTAVIQEGLRLSYGAVARLARVSPNEAVIFHDDKRGKDWVIPPGTPMSMNAVFVHHDPAIFPEPSKFRPERWIEAEKEGKRLNGYLVSFTKGSRSCLGINLAYAELYICVSRMFRLFHGADDETGAKGGRLELFETSNKDVEFATDMFIPATRKGSKGVRLLVKGD; translated from the exons ATGGCCTTGTTCGAGGAGCTCAGCCCCTCCTCTGTGGTTACTATAACTCTAACTTTATTGCTTGCCTATCTAATAGGCTGCGCAGTGTATCGCCTGTACCTTAGCCCCATCGCGTCTTTCCCAGGCCCCCCGTTGGCAGCTGTGACTTGGTT CTATGAGTTCTATTACGATGCAATATGTGGTGGCCGGTATATCTTCAAAGTCAAGGATATGCATAAGCGATAC GGGCCCATTGTTCGCATCAACCCCGAAGAGCTTCATATCGAGACTTCGGCCTTTTATGATGAGCTGTATGCACCCggcggcaagaagaagagaaatttGAATCCTCAGTTCAAACATCAATTTGGGGCGCCCGACAGTGCTTTGTCTACTATAGAACATGATTTACATCGCATGCGTCGTTCCGCATTGAGCCCATTCTTCTCAAAAGCAAGTGTACGTCGTTTGCAGCCTGTCATATGGGAAAAGGTCGACAAACTCCTTAAACGTCTAGATGGATTGAAAAATACGGGTCATCCAGTCCGCATGGATATTGCCTACGCTGCGTTCACCAATG ACGTCATCATGCAGTACAGTTTCAGCCACTCGCGCGAGAGGTTGCAAAAGAATGACTTTGGTGAACCTGCTCAGGAGGCCGTTCTTGCTATGAGCAAAGTTGTACATTGGATGAAGCACTATCACTGGCTCATTAATATGGGACAGCTTATTCCGCCATGGATTGTATCGTGGATTAGTCCAAC AGTTGCAAATGTGCTTGAGGATGAACGG TCCTTCACCCGCGATAATGTGGTCCAGGTGCACCAGATCATGAACGATAAAGATACAGGGGCCGGAAAGCAGCCGAAAACCATTTTTCATGATCTGCTAGCAAATCCGAATCTTCCAGTCTCAGAAAAGAGTGTCGAACGGCTTGGCCAGGAAGCCAAGATACTCGTGGCCGGCGGAACTGAGACCACATCTTGGACACTATCGGTCATCACATACTATCTGCTGAGCCAACCGGATACTCTATCCCGTCTTCGTACCGAACTAATCGCCTCCATCCCCGATCCTACGGCACACGTCGGTATCGAGGTCTTGGAACACCTTCCCTACCTTACTGCCGTAATTCAGGAAGGTCTGCGGCTATCCTATGGCGCTGTTGCCCGGCTAGCACGTGTATCCCCAAATGAAGCAGTGATCTTTCACGACGACAAGCGTGGAAAGGACTGGGTAATTCCTCCGGGGACACCCATGAGCATGAATGCTGTTTTTGTGCATCATGATCCCGCCATCTTTCCAGAGCCAAGCAAGTTTCGTCCGGAACGGTGGATCGAGGCCGAAAAGGAGGGTAAAAGGCTGAATGGGTATCTTGTGTCCTTCACAAAGGGCTCCAGGTCATGTTTGGGCATCAATCTGGCCTATGCAGAACTCTATATTTGCGTCTCCAGGATGTTTAGGCTATTTCACGGTGCGGATGATGAGACAGGTGCGAAAGGTGGGAGGTTGGAACTGTTTGAAACGTCCAACAAGGATGTTGAGTTTGCCACTGATATGTTCATTCCTGCTACCAGGAAGGGAAGTAAAGGCGTTAGGTTGCTTGTTAAGGGTGATTAA
- a CDS encoding uncharacterized protein (COG:S;~EggNog:ENOG410PYN6;~InterPro:IPR024368), whose translation MTQSNNHHRRTSSGSNVPKLRNSRPALHRRGTSFVNHSISKLGSGQVTKQLELDDDRQPEMAASFLNFCAMCEKQITVPDNSLLYCSERYETPYRATALTCTASTVGLNSNQFPLALSLSHCYLFPFNNFLLTHYLCSCRRKDSHKPLSASFSSNSSMSSSTTPPASPPMSPRMIVAPMTPTKGAARSSISRIPSEWNDAKTDQDPSEWKPVIPMGSGASSLASSEAWNYLSQFHRDDTMMPVRRPRFDHRSSTSLSALWSATGSVPPLMHTPSTAASSVSSNGSDYMSYMHDSAYRPLPPRHKPQMSGCPSASKGLDLVVPHVHVSVEDAPAVNISNDGSIFPASSALWDEKPSEKTPTLKTALGSPTSDIPARSLEETP comes from the exons ATGACTCAAAGCAATAACCACCATCGCCGCACTTCCTCGGGCTCCAATGTCCCTAAGCTGAGGAACTCACGGCCGGCTTTACATCGGAGAGGCACATCCTTTGTCAACCACTCTATATCCAAACTAGGCTCTGGACAAGTCACCAAGCAGTTAGAGTTGGACGACGACCGGCAGCCCGAGATGGCGGCTAGCTTTCTCAACTTTTG CGCCATGTGCGAGAAGCAGATAACAGTGCCTGACAATTCCCTCTTATATTGTAGCGAAAGGTATGAGACTCCTTATCGCGCCACAGCCTTGACGTGCACAGCCTCCACTGTTGGTTTAAATTCCAACCAGTTCCCCCTAGCCCTTTCTTTGTCTCATTGCTATCTCTTTCCTTTCAATAACTTTCTTCTAACACATTATCTCTGCAGCTGTCGCCGCAAAGACTCCCACAAACCACTTTcagcttccttctcatcaaacTCCTCCATGTCTTCCTCAACAACTCCACCTGCCTCTCCTCCTATGTCTCCTCGAATGATTGTAGCACCCATGACTCCCACGAAAGGTGCCGCCAGATCCTCAATCTCCAGGATACCCAGCGAATGGAATGATGCCAAGACGGATCAGGATCCATCCGAATGGAAGCCAGTGATACCTATGGGATCCGGTGCCAGTTCTCTGGCGTCGTCAGAGGCTTGGAATTACCTCTCCCAGTTTCATCGTGATGACACTATGATGCCGGTCCGGCGCCCTCGGTTTGATCACCGCAGTTCGACCAGCTTGTCGGCACTCTGGAGTGCTACGGGGTCTGTTCCGCCGCTGATGCACACGCCGTCCACAGCTGCATCGTCGGTGAGCAGCAACGGGTCGGACTATATGAGCTATATGCATGACTCGGCCTATCGTCCACTGCCCCCTCGGCACAAGCCCCAGATGTCTGGTTGCCCAAGCGCCTCGAAAGGGCTCGACTTGGTAGTGCCTCATGTGCATGTGAGCGTGGAAGATGCCCCCGCCGTTAATATCTCCAACGATGGGTCGATCTTCCCCGCCAGTAGTGCGCTATGGGATGAGAAGCCCAGTGAAAAGACGCCCACCCTGAAGACGGCCTTGGGTTCGCCGACCTCTGATATACCTGCCCGTTCCCTGGAGGAGACTCCGTGA
- a CDS encoding uncharacterized protein (SECRETED:SignalP(1-20)): protein MQLTGLFATAFALLASTAYAQTGSQGTDTGNKFCTGQCLPKSSDLPCSNPEWQASLGCYICCLDNDNAGGFADSLPDDILPDDIIGDDD, encoded by the exons ATGCAGCTTACCGGTCTTTTCGCTACGGCTTTTGCCCTCCTCGCATCTACTGCCTATGCCCAGACTGGTTCCCAGGGTACTGATACTGGAAACAAGTTTTGCACGGGCCAATGTCTTCCTAAGAGTTCCGATCTTCCCTGCAGCAATCCGGAG TGGCAAGCATCATTGGGATGCTACATCTGCTGCCTCGATAATGATAACGCGGGTGGCTTTGCCGACAGTCTCCCTGACGATATTCTTCCTGACGACATTATTGGCGACGATGACTGA